A portion of the Microcoleus sp. AS-A8 genome contains these proteins:
- a CDS encoding transposase, translating to MARRASKDIEQDKFARFDRIKKAIAALEKQQRQILKQGELAPGGAWVARYQVRQNNKKYWYYKLQVPTPYFPCATSEELSKYKHLGKGGTTDHIDAVMSVFRRSVIDEIQKIIRSLDDCLLDITSGAEQEEEKPQN from the coding sequence ATGGCTCGAAGGGCTTCAAAGGATATTGAGCAAGATAAATTCGCTCGATTTGACCGTATTAAAAAGGCGATAGCAGCGTTAGAAAAACAACAAAGACAAATATTAAAACAGGGTGAGCTGGCTCCAGGAGGCGCTTGGGTAGCGCGTTATCAAGTTCGGCAAAATAATAAGAAATATTGGTACTACAAATTACAAGTGCCGACTCCATACTTCCCATGCGCGACCTCCGAAGAGTTGAGTAAATACAAGCATCTGGGGAAAGGTGGTACTACTGACCATATAGATGCTGTCATGTCTGTTTTTAGGCGTTCTGTTATCGATGAGATACAGAAGATCATCCGTTCCCTAGATGATTGCTTGCTGGATATTACTTCTGGAGCCGAGCAGGAGGAAGAAAAACCACAAAATTGA
- a CDS encoding tyrosine-type recombinase/integrase — protein sequence MSMLPTNNFGEGNPSVETCVKANYRTSDSSCFTPFLMGDSSLNQTNTSWLSQAVEPDLIQQLLNDKRSVNTRRAYARDLKDFFLTIANSEPTPELVSQFLRLDRFNAIALVVKYKASLIERKLSEASVNRRLAALKSLVKFARRLGKCDFTLEDVEGERVKSYRDTTGVDPQTIKKILAVPDRATLKGKRDYSLLLLLWSNGLRRSEASQATIKDFDPHDQRLWILGKGRGSQKESIDLNRPTTEALLDWLRHRKELDASAPLFISLSQWQHGHALTGKSIYEVVRQCAEAAGITKRISPHRIRHSAITALLDANNGNTRQAQSFSRHSSADILRKYDDNRQRLQGQATDLLGDLL from the coding sequence ATGTCTATGTTACCAACGAATAATTTTGGGGAAGGGAACCCTTCAGTGGAGACGTGCGTAAAAGCGAATTATCGCACCTCGGATTCATCCTGTTTCACCCCTTTCCTTATGGGCGATTCCTCCCTGAATCAAACCAATACCAGTTGGCTCTCTCAAGCCGTCGAACCTGACTTAATCCAGCAGTTGCTTAATGACAAGAGATCAGTCAATACCCGCCGCGCCTATGCACGCGACCTAAAAGATTTCTTCTTGACCATTGCCAATTCAGAACCGACACCGGAGTTGGTTAGCCAGTTCCTGAGACTTGATAGATTTAACGCGATCGCTCTCGTGGTGAAGTACAAAGCAAGCTTGATTGAACGCAAACTATCAGAAGCAAGCGTAAACCGAAGATTGGCGGCTCTCAAGAGCTTGGTTAAGTTTGCCAGACGCCTTGGGAAGTGTGACTTTACCCTGGAAGACGTTGAAGGCGAAAGAGTCAAAAGCTATCGCGATACGACGGGCGTCGATCCACAGACCATCAAGAAGATACTGGCAGTCCCCGACAGGGCTACACTCAAGGGGAAGCGAGACTATAGTTTATTGCTACTGCTTTGGAGTAATGGCTTGCGGCGTTCAGAAGCGTCACAGGCGACGATTAAAGACTTTGACCCCCATGACCAACGCCTGTGGATTCTGGGAAAAGGTCGAGGGAGTCAGAAGGAGTCTATTGACTTAAACAGACCAACGACGGAAGCCTTGCTCGACTGGCTGAGACACAGAAAAGAGTTGGATGCATCCGCACCATTGTTTATCAGTCTAAGTCAATGGCAGCATGGGCACGCGCTGACTGGGAAAAGCATCTATGAGGTTGTTCGCCAGTGTGCCGAAGCGGCTGGCATTACTAAACGAATCTCCCCACACCGAATCAGGCATAGTGCGATCACTGCCCTGCTGGATGCGAACAACGGGAATACACGCCAAGCTCAAAGTTTCTCGCGCCACAGCTCTGCTGATATCCTGCGAAAATATGACGACAATAGACAGCGCCTTCAAGGGCAAGCTACTGATTTGTTGGGAGATTTACTTTGA
- a CDS encoding DUF1963 domain-containing protein: MPDETLLPHKAAQFIKHKLAHLECLAWQPVVREGDGDLKASKFAGKPWLSAGESYPTCPNCENPMEFILQLNLEKLPEAVNERFGKGLFQLFYCFQDDCDVDYEGWAAFSPIQIARVIQPEGEPAEFEVPVIEGECLSKQIEGLLPAKLIVGWEEIQDYPDWRDVESYGVTLTDGEHQQLVTLLPSAIFRTYWDWCSAVNAFMKEAGLHAPFRDKLAGYPHWQQGTEDCPNCHICGARMNQLIAQLESNDNIPIHWGDVGSGYIVQCPKHHEQVAFFWQCG; this comes from the coding sequence ATGCCTGATGAAACTCTCCTCCCCCATAAAGCAGCGCAATTCATTAAGCACAAACTTGCACATCTCGAATGTTTAGCATGGCAGCCAGTCGTGAGAGAAGGGGATGGAGACTTGAAAGCCTCTAAATTCGCAGGTAAACCTTGGTTAAGTGCTGGTGAATCCTATCCGACTTGCCCAAATTGCGAAAACCCAATGGAGTTTATTCTCCAACTTAATTTAGAGAAACTTCCTGAAGCTGTTAATGAGAGATTTGGTAAGGGGCTTTTTCAGTTATTCTATTGCTTTCAAGATGATTGCGATGTTGACTACGAAGGATGGGCAGCATTTTCTCCGATACAAATCGCCAGAGTTATTCAGCCTGAAGGAGAACCTGCCGAGTTTGAAGTTCCTGTAATCGAAGGTGAATGTCTTTCCAAACAAATTGAAGGTCTGTTGCCTGCCAAATTAATTGTTGGATGGGAGGAGATACAAGATTATCCAGATTGGAGAGATGTAGAAAGTTATGGAGTTACCCTGACTGACGGTGAACACCAACAATTAGTCACGCTTCTACCTAGCGCTATCTTCCGCACATATTGGGATTGGTGTAGTGCTGTAAATGCTTTCATGAAGGAAGCGGGGTTACACGCTCCGTTTAGAGATAAACTTGCAGGCTATCCTCATTGGCAGCAGGGAACTGAAGATTGCCCTAACTGCCATATCTGCGGTGCAAGGATGAACCAACTGATTGCTCAGCTTGAATCGAATGACAATATTCCTATACATTGGGGCGATGTTGGCTCAGGCTATATCGTGCAGTGTCCAAAGCATCACGAGCAAGTAGCTTTTTTCTGGCAGTGTGGTTGA
- a CDS encoding HEAT repeat domain-containing protein — translation MSGQAGARGYIVQTLIGVLDSLEDREWHFLSIEPNIASDKVDVIWYYPERTKVVQVKHSQNQINWGMVKAWAEELEKSIEAQEYELTLIGPCNKDVASTGLHGKVSIPKPHVLNLLSLIEQAAHKLAKYLESKNIIKTTSQVRELLVNALTTELSIYSTKGSRISREDFDNLLVGWIQIIYPDSTNETDSASLLKEWNIPWSEVCSAILENQNQWLTTHALASGNRRVKDMYVPLGLVERKQPSRPERNISPEQGSEFYQEKITPIEHKDFFEQVLKLGISPKSNGRCIAIIGEPGAGKTTLLQKIASEVDGIPIWVDLADPDLKQEENLKDYLVNKWLEEALPYIRKHLLDAVSPPLEVTQEVKEAFKQEFYQGRVWLLLDGADEIAAEFGNPLTWVSRQIRGGWISEARLVLTCRQNVWDADRNALDVNFDVYRNLDFSYPEQVEEFIDKWLAKESEQQSRGNLKAQLNKAEERIKNLIKNPLRLMLLCRTWEVGGKLPDTKAGLYQRLVKGLYQLKDDNPEFEISLEQQDELNRKLGELALQSIDGKHSRFRLRESFIKNLLGHPEQESSLFWIARKLGWLNQVGLPMVEEKDSDEKVYAFFHPTFQEYFAACAIPDGDFFLPRNHIDRPVEDKAHPAQYNRYKIFELQWKEVFLLWMGQPKEKISDKKKECLLKALINFDDGTGHDFFIYRAYFIAASGVGEFGRSVEAEKIAIKLIDWCFFKDDDIEFPYWLSQAAKESLKEIKRQLALVKLLELLWSVDNEKIRKQIADYLAKIGIGNPLVALNLTLIIIKILNTHKLLNSKRGGIFSIAVWGLAEVGVVSQNAIEVLIDTLHYTNKIETSVDNFYKTLAFDDPKIENLNDLRWVLQDIRKPVLDCLGKIGIGNPTAIKGLQEVIETIRDDESRAINAEMLWKIHPGDCIAIEILKKLLFTSNYEWIIQKASWILEEISASDCRGIETLVEVLTTTRNEETRKIVSRSLGEVKSGNHKVIETLIEVFKLTHNEETRRISVESLGKVGTDNITAIKALQEILHTNQDDYIRREAAKSLGKIDPGNTTAIAALTELLHIVKDQWLLCSTATTLWEINHGNRSAIKTLRELCASKNENLCLSAAESLGKINPRDLIAIETLIRIACMDSDVEEIEREAAKILYAIGTNNKTVIETLIQFLRTEKNELDCVRVAKILGKIDTGNQTAIDKLIKIIGTTQKEGICWDAAEYLGEISPDHPIAIEALIKLLYNHQWGWFQDQFIVNSLRKLGIGNQNAIETLIQILLTSQNHQLRSKAAEGLKKIRQEEFLVKVVKSLKSNVQDEVYEKDFHLYQKCKAVILYCSQNLPYQKFYQAWYSNKDSTLSGEAQKLDFNQLQPTDYTYPLAINILSLKEETEQAAIAQKVCTKIYKHQAVKISGKPPTVKSDAELQQHLFEIQEKLQRKNLALVLYIKDANGFHEPTEEAIAFCQKLADPDLGIYIAWITNQSLEQPLKPIQPDSPKLMSKIQSWIDEIV, via the coding sequence ATGAGTGGACAAGCTGGTGCTAGGGGATATATTGTTCAGACTTTAATTGGCGTTCTAGATTCGTTAGAAGATCGAGAATGGCATTTTTTGAGCATCGAACCAAATATAGCTTCTGACAAGGTAGACGTAATCTGGTATTATCCTGAGCGCACCAAGGTAGTACAAGTTAAGCACTCCCAAAACCAAATCAATTGGGGAATGGTAAAAGCTTGGGCTGAGGAATTGGAAAAATCTATTGAGGCTCAAGAGTATGAACTGACCCTAATTGGTCCCTGTAATAAAGATGTAGCTAGTACAGGATTACACGGTAAAGTCTCGATACCAAAGCCTCATGTTCTTAATTTATTATCACTAATTGAACAAGCTGCTCATAAACTCGCTAAGTACCTTGAATCAAAGAATATCATAAAAACTACCTCGCAAGTAAGAGAGCTGTTAGTTAATGCTTTAACAACGGAGCTATCTATTTATTCAACGAAAGGTTCTAGAATATCGAGAGAAGATTTTGACAATTTATTAGTTGGATGGATTCAAATTATCTATCCAGACAGCACTAATGAAACCGATAGTGCGAGTTTACTAAAAGAATGGAATATTCCTTGGAGTGAGGTTTGTAGTGCCATACTGGAAAACCAAAACCAATGGCTAACAACCCATGCTCTAGCCTCTGGAAATCGGCGAGTTAAAGATATGTATGTTCCTTTGGGACTAGTGGAGCGCAAACAACCATCTAGACCAGAACGTAACATTTCTCCAGAGCAAGGGTCAGAGTTTTACCAGGAAAAAATCACGCCAATAGAGCATAAGGATTTTTTTGAGCAAGTCCTCAAACTGGGGATTAGTCCCAAAAGTAACGGCAGGTGCATTGCCATTATTGGTGAACCGGGTGCGGGAAAAACAACCCTGCTACAAAAGATTGCTTCAGAAGTTGATGGTATACCAATTTGGGTAGACTTGGCAGACCCAGATCTAAAGCAAGAAGAAAATCTAAAGGACTATTTAGTAAATAAATGGCTTGAAGAAGCACTGCCTTATATCCGAAAACATTTACTAGATGCAGTATCACCGCCGCTGGAAGTCACGCAGGAGGTAAAAGAGGCTTTCAAACAGGAATTTTATCAGGGTCGAGTTTGGCTGCTACTTGATGGTGCGGATGAAATAGCAGCAGAATTCGGCAATCCTTTAACGTGGGTTTCTCGGCAAATCAGAGGAGGTTGGATTTCTGAAGCACGATTAGTGCTGACTTGTCGCCAAAATGTTTGGGATGCAGACAGAAATGCTCTAGACGTTAATTTTGATGTCTATCGCAATCTGGATTTTAGTTATCCAGAACAGGTGGAGGAGTTTATTGATAAATGGTTGGCTAAGGAATCTGAACAGCAGTCACGGGGCAACCTGAAAGCTCAGTTGAATAAAGCAGAAGAACGGATTAAGAACTTAATCAAAAATCCTCTGCGGTTAATGCTGTTGTGCCGTACCTGGGAAGTAGGAGGTAAATTACCTGATACCAAAGCAGGGCTTTATCAACGCTTGGTGAAAGGACTCTACCAATTAAAGGACGATAATCCAGAATTCGAGATTTCCCTAGAGCAACAAGACGAACTGAATCGAAAATTAGGAGAGTTGGCACTACAATCCATTGACGGTAAACATTCTCGGTTTCGGCTACGGGAAAGCTTTATTAAGAATTTATTGGGTCATCCTGAACAAGAGAGTTCTCTGTTTTGGATAGCACGGAAATTGGGATGGCTAAATCAAGTAGGCTTACCAATGGTAGAGGAGAAAGACTCTGATGAAAAGGTCTATGCTTTCTTTCATCCCACGTTTCAGGAATATTTTGCAGCTTGTGCAATTCCAGATGGGGACTTTTTCCTACCTCGTAATCACATAGATAGACCAGTAGAAGATAAAGCTCATCCAGCACAATACAATCGCTACAAAATTTTTGAATTGCAGTGGAAAGAAGTTTTTTTACTGTGGATGGGGCAACCGAAGGAAAAAATATCAGATAAGAAAAAGGAATGTTTGCTAAAAGCGTTAATAAACTTTGATGATGGAACAGGACATGATTTTTTTATCTATAGAGCTTATTTTATAGCAGCCTCTGGAGTTGGAGAGTTTGGGAGGTCGGTAGAAGCTGAAAAAATTGCAATCAAATTGATTGATTGGTGCTTTTTTAAGGATGATGATATTGAATTCCCATATTGGTTGTCACAAGCAGCTAAAGAATCTCTTAAAGAGATAAAAAGGCAATTAGCGTTGGTGAAACTACTGGAACTACTGTGGTCTGTTGATAATGAGAAGATTAGAAAACAGATTGCTGATTATCTAGCCAAGATTGGCATTGGCAATCCTTTGGTGGCATTAAATTTAACTCTAATTATAATCAAAATACTAAATACTCATAAATTACTCAATTCTAAGAGGGGAGGGATTTTTTCGATCGCTGTGTGGGGACTGGCAGAAGTTGGTGTTGTTAGCCAGAATGCTATTGAGGTGCTGATTGATACATTGCACTATACCAACAAAATCGAAACATCTGTTGATAACTTTTATAAAACTCTAGCGTTTGATGATCCGAAAATTGAAAATCTAAATGATTTACGTTGGGTGCTTCAGGATATTCGTAAACCAGTTCTCGATTGTTTAGGGAAAATTGGTATCGGCAATCCAACTGCTATTAAGGGGCTGCAAGAAGTTATTGAAACTATACGAGATGACGAATCTCGTGCAATAAATGCCGAAATGTTGTGGAAAATACATCCTGGGGACTGCATAGCTATCGAGATTCTTAAAAAGCTTCTGTTCACTAGCAATTATGAATGGATTATTCAGAAAGCTAGCTGGATTTTAGAAGAAATTAGTGCTAGTGATTGTAGGGGTATTGAAACCTTAGTTGAAGTTTTAACTACTACTCGTAATGAAGAAACTCGTAAAATAGTATCTAGAAGTTTGGGTGAAGTTAAAAGTGGCAATCATAAAGTAATTGAAACTTTAATTGAAGTCTTTAAACTCACTCACAATGAGGAAACTCGCAGAATAAGCGTCGAGAGTTTAGGCAAAGTCGGTACTGACAATATAACGGCTATTAAGGCATTGCAAGAAATTCTGCACACTAATCAAGATGATTACATTCGCAGAGAAGCTGCTAAGAGCTTAGGAAAAATCGATCCTGGTAACACCACAGCTATTGCGGCGCTTACAGAACTGCTGCACATTGTTAAGGATCAGTGGCTCCTTTGCTCCACTGCTACCACTCTGTGGGAAATCAATCATGGCAACCGAAGTGCAATTAAGACACTCAGAGAACTGTGTGCTTCTAAAAATGAAAACCTCTGTTTGAGTGCTGCCGAGAGCTTAGGGAAAATCAACCCCAGGGATCTGATAGCCATAGAGACGCTGATAAGAATTGCGTGTATGGATTCAGATGTTGAGGAGATTGAAAGAGAAGCAGCTAAAATTTTGTACGCAATCGGCACTAACAATAAAACAGTCATCGAAACACTGATTCAATTCCTGCGTACCGAGAAAAATGAGTTGGACTGTGTGCGAGTTGCAAAAATCTTAGGAAAAATCGATACTGGCAATCAAACTGCTATTGACAAGCTAATCAAAATTATAGGCACCACTCAAAAAGAGGGCATATGTTGGGATGCCGCAGAATATTTAGGAGAAATTAGCCCCGATCACCCAATTGCTATCGAAGCATTGATAAAACTACTGTATAACCATCAGTGGGGGTGGTTTCAAGACCAGTTTATCGTGAATAGCCTTAGGAAACTTGGTATTGGTAATCAAAATGCTATCGAGACACTGATTCAAATTCTACTTACCAGTCAGAACCATCAGCTCCGTTCCAAGGCTGCGGAAGGGTTGAAGAAAATCCGACAGGAAGAATTTTTAGTTAAGGTAGTTAAAAGCTTAAAAAGCAACGTTCAAGATGAAGTCTATGAAAAGGACTTTCATCTTTATCAGAAATGTAAGGCAGTTATTTTGTACTGCTCGCAAAATTTACCCTACCAGAAGTTTTATCAAGCGTGGTACAGCAACAAAGATTCTACCCTTTCTGGTGAAGCTCAAAAACTCGATTTTAACCAACTGCAACCCACTGACTATACTTATCCTTTAGCAATCAATATACTATCCTTAAAAGAAGAGACAGAACAAGCAGCGATAGCGCAAAAAGTCTGCACCAAAATCTACAAGCATCAGGCTGTCAAAATTTCAGGGAAACCACCCACAGTCAAGAGTGATGCTGAACTCCAACAACACCTCTTCGAGATTCAAGAAAAGTTGCAGCGCAAAAACCTAGCTTTGGTTTTGTACATCAAAGACGCTAACGGTTTTCACGAGCCAACAGAAGAAGCGATCGCATTCTGTCAAAAACTTGCCGATCCAGACTTAGGGATTTACATTGCTTGGATTACCAACCAGTCTCTTGAGCAACCCTTGAAGCCTATTCAACCTGACTCACCAAAGCTGATGAGCAAGATTCAAAGCTGGATTGATGAAATTGTATAG
- a CDS encoding phage N-6-adenine-methyltransferase: protein MSEFLEFDVRGGIDLDPASASKPQEWIKAGTYYTALEDGMEQPWFGRVWCNPPYGKEQPKGRKAPDWLEKALSCYENGEIEAAILLLNRTGAAWYKQQLRRVTAICEVHKRIHFIDATGKQQPSPRYYNDLLYLGKEVKKFKAIFQTKGEARNLV, encoded by the coding sequence TTGAGCGAGTTTTTGGAGTTCGATGTCAGAGGTGGGATTGACTTAGACCCGGCTAGCGCCTCCAAGCCCCAAGAGTGGATAAAGGCTGGAACTTACTATACTGCCTTAGAGGACGGCATGGAGCAACCTTGGTTTGGGCGGGTATGGTGCAATCCTCCCTACGGGAAAGAGCAGCCCAAAGGCAGGAAGGCACCAGATTGGCTAGAGAAGGCACTCTCCTGCTACGAGAACGGAGAAATAGAAGCGGCGATACTCCTACTCAACCGCACTGGGGCTGCTTGGTATAAGCAACAGTTGCGGCGGGTAACGGCTATTTGTGAAGTGCATAAACGAATACACTTCATCGATGCCACCGGAAAGCAGCAACCTTCCCCGCGCTACTACAACGATTTGCTGTATCTGGGCAAGGAAGTCAAAAAATTTAAGGCAATTTTTCAAACGAAGGGAGAAGCTCGCAATTTAGTTTAA
- the lexA gene encoding transcriptional repressor LexA: MKEQTSSVYRPPGREPLTEAQQQLYNWLVEYIRISQQAPSIRQMMRAMNLRTPAPIQSRLEQLRAKGYIDWTEGKARTIEILGDSTGGVPILGVVSNGLVESFTNVAEYLDLSSLFHKPGNFALRVTGDSMKEYLIAEGDVVIMRPAPDPNQLKNALIVAARLEGRGTTIRRFYRTDDRVKLEPANSKYTPIEVSISQVQILGVLVGVWREKHN; this comes from the coding sequence CTGAAAGAACAAACTTCCAGTGTTTACCGCCCACCAGGTAGGGAACCGCTAACAGAAGCGCAACAACAACTCTACAACTGGCTTGTGGAATATATTCGCATCTCACAACAGGCTCCTTCAATTAGACAAATGATGAGAGCTATGAACCTAAGAACTCCAGCGCCGATTCAGAGTCGCTTAGAACAGTTGCGAGCTAAGGGATATATCGACTGGACAGAGGGGAAAGCTCGCACGATTGAGATTCTGGGCGATTCCACTGGAGGAGTACCCATATTGGGGGTGGTCAGTAATGGTCTTGTTGAGTCTTTTACCAATGTAGCCGAATACCTAGATTTATCAAGCTTGTTCCATAAACCCGGTAATTTTGCACTGCGGGTAACTGGGGACAGCATGAAGGAATATCTGATTGCTGAGGGTGATGTAGTGATTATGCGGCCTGCCCCTGACCCCAATCAATTGAAGAATGCACTGATTGTGGCAGCACGATTAGAAGGACGGGGTACAACAATACGCCGTTTCTACCGCACGGATGATCGAGTTAAACTAGAACCTGCCAATTCTAAGTACACTCCTATTGAAGTTTCTATTAGCCAAGTACAGATACTAGGTGTCCTGGTAGGCGTTTGGCGAGAAAAGCACAATTAA
- a CDS encoding VWA domain-containing protein — MKPEELPLLENFNSLRQRHGLPLGVDEYLAVVRALQAGFGVESRQELEQLCCTLWAKSNDESRLIRRLFEQMWKQIDATPSHFLQGSYRRETAIHPITDVDVIISTKSDHSSESTSSSELEEPPSLTLEMDEPVQVVQAVRHSRRDSELKRPRYSLRSEYFPVTKRQMKQSWRYLRRPMREGAARELDVEATVKKMGREGFLLEPVLLPPRTNRTDLVLMIDQEGSMVPFHSLSRQLVETAERGGRLRQTRVFYFHDYADEYLYRHPTLLNAQPIDEVLAEMGERAVVLIVSDAGAARGNFDLERVKWTQEWIERLQQSVRYTAWLNPMPNESWLHTTAGEIARFVPMFEMSRQGMNEAINVLRGRYVSWEKMYSWLI; from the coding sequence ATGAAGCCTGAGGAACTGCCACTGCTAGAGAATTTTAACAGCTTGCGTCAGCGGCATGGTTTGCCGTTGGGGGTTGATGAGTATCTGGCGGTGGTGCGAGCGCTCCAAGCTGGCTTTGGGGTGGAGAGTCGTCAGGAATTAGAACAGTTGTGCTGTACGTTGTGGGCCAAGTCTAATGATGAGAGTCGCCTGATTCGACGGCTGTTCGAGCAGATGTGGAAGCAAATAGATGCAACACCGAGTCATTTTCTGCAAGGTAGCTACCGCCGTGAGACGGCAATTCATCCAATCACAGATGTTGATGTAATTATTAGCACCAAAAGTGACCACTCCTCAGAATCCACTTCTTCCTCTGAACTAGAGGAACCCCCAAGTCTGACGTTGGAGATGGATGAACCCGTGCAGGTAGTTCAGGCGGTGCGGCACAGCCGTAGGGACAGCGAACTCAAACGCCCCCGCTATAGCCTCCGGAGTGAGTATTTCCCCGTTACCAAGCGACAGATGAAGCAAAGTTGGCGTTACTTACGTCGTCCGATGCGGGAAGGGGCGGCAAGGGAGTTAGATGTCGAGGCAACAGTGAAAAAGATGGGGCGTGAGGGCTTTTTGCTCGAACCTGTGCTGCTGCCACCCCGTACTAATCGGACTGATTTGGTGCTAATGATTGACCAGGAAGGCTCGATGGTGCCGTTTCACTCGCTGTCGCGGCAGTTAGTAGAAACGGCTGAACGGGGTGGACGGCTGAGACAAACCCGTGTTTTTTACTTTCACGATTACGCTGATGAGTACTTGTATCGTCATCCGACGCTGCTGAATGCCCAGCCGATTGATGAGGTGTTGGCGGAGATGGGAGAACGGGCAGTGGTGTTGATTGTCAGCGATGCGGGTGCAGCACGGGGGAATTTTGACTTGGAACGGGTGAAGTGGACTCAGGAATGGATTGAACGGTTGCAGCAGTCGGTGCGTTACACAGCTTGGCTGAACCCAATGCCAAATGAAAGTTGGCTGCATACGACGGCGGGGGAAATAGCCCGTTTTGTGCCGATGTTTGAGATGAGCCGTCAGGGGATGAATGAGGCGATTAATGTGTTGCGAGGTCGATATGTGTCTTGGGAGAAGATGTATTCATGGCTGATATGA
- a CDS encoding MoxR family ATPase produces the protein MVNLATPLAASGKQFYTGKPISQKECEKDGLAPYLPSKELVNAVNLAIFLEKRPLLLKGEPGCGKTRLAQAVAHELGLPYEPWYIKSTTRAKDGLYSYDAVRRLHDAQLTRTGKQSKSQVDNLDNYIKMGALGRAFKNEQRTVVLIDEIDKADIDFPNDLLRELDEQRFTIDETGEEVKAKYPPIVFVTSNDEKDLPDAFLRRCLFHYIEFPSYKQLIDIVNAHFPASPTDLFEAAVERFAELRSQMEKNKSGKKPSTSELLDWFAVLRQFPQDEVLKQLQGELPFPEVLLKKWEDHLRYLKA, from the coding sequence ATGGTTAATTTAGCAACCCCACTTGCTGCCAGTGGCAAGCAGTTCTACACTGGCAAGCCAATCTCGCAGAAAGAGTGTGAAAAGGACGGACTTGCTCCTTATTTGCCATCGAAAGAACTGGTTAATGCAGTCAACCTAGCTATCTTTTTGGAGAAACGCCCTTTGTTGCTTAAGGGTGAGCCTGGATGCGGTAAAACGCGGTTAGCTCAAGCTGTCGCTCATGAGCTAGGTTTGCCTTATGAGCCTTGGTATATCAAATCTACAACACGGGCAAAAGACGGTCTTTACTCCTATGATGCCGTTCGTCGCCTACACGATGCTCAACTGACTCGGACGGGTAAACAGAGCAAATCTCAAGTTGATAATTTAGACAATTACATCAAAATGGGTGCGTTGGGGCGTGCTTTTAAAAATGAACAGCGCACGGTGGTGCTAATTGATGAAATTGATAAGGCTGATATTGATTTTCCTAACGATTTGTTGCGGGAGCTTGACGAACAGAGATTTACGATTGATGAAACGGGAGAGGAAGTAAAGGCGAAATACCCACCAATCGTGTTTGTTACTAGCAATGATGAGAAAGATTTACCGGATGCTTTTCTGCGTCGTTGTCTGTTTCATTACATTGAATTTCCCTCGTATAAACAGTTAATTGATATTGTTAATGCTCACTTTCCGGCATCGCCAACCGATTTGTTTGAGGCAGCAGTGGAGCGATTTGCAGAATTGCGATCGCAAATGGAAAAAAACAAATCAGGCAAGAAACCCAGTACCAGTGAGTTACTCGATTGGTTTGCGGTGCTGCGGCAATTTCCTCAAGATGAGGTGTTAAAGCAACTTCAGGGAGAACTCCCCTTCCCAGAGGTATTGCTGAAAAAATGGGAAGATCATCTGCGGTATCTTAAAGCATGA